The Elusimicrobiota bacterium DNA segment GGATCAAGGAACTCCTGGCGCGACTGCGGGTGGCGCTGCGCCACGCGGAGCGTAAGCCCGGGGAATCCCCGAGCGTTTACGAGCATGAAGGATTGAAGGTGGATCTCGTCACCCGGCGCGTCTGGCTCCGCAAGAAGGAAATCCGACTCTCCCCGCTTCAATATGACCTCCTGGCCGTTCTGGTCCGCAATGCGGGCCGTGTCGTGAGTCACGGTCAACTCATGAAAAACGTCTGGGGCGAAGACCGCGACGTAACGCCCGAGGCGGTCCGCATCACGGTTCATGAACTCCGCCACAAGATCGAGACAGACCCGGTCAGGCCTCGCTCCCTCAAAACCGAGCCCGGCATTGGATATCGATTAGAAGAGTAGTCCCGCCCTAACAGAACCCTAACACATCGGCAATGGACCCCTTACGCGGGGTCCGCGTATCCTAGAAACATGGACATCATTTACGTTAGTCTGGCGCTTGGCTTGTTTGTTCTAACCGTCGGGCTTATTTGGCTGTGCGAAAAGTTGTAAGGAGACTCTCATGAACCCTGTTTACGTAATCGGAGGTGTGGTTTCGCTGGTGATTCTAATCTATCTCTTGATCGCGCTTCTGAAGCCGGAGATTTTCTAATGACTACGAACAACCTGGTTCAGTGCCTTATTTATCTCGCGGTTCTTTTGGTCTGCGTCAAACCGCTGGGCGCCTACATGGCCGCCATCTATGAGGGACGCTTCCCGCGTCTGGCCCGTGCGTTGGTCCCCGTGGAGCGGTGGATTTACCGCTTCTGTGGTGTGCGTACAGAGGATGAAATGGATTGTAAAACCTACTCCATCGCCATGCTGCTTTTCAACGGGCTGGGCTTCCTGGCTGTCTACGCGCTGCAGCGTTTCCAGACAATGCTTCCGTTGAATCCCATGAAGATGGGGGCTGTCACGCCGGACTCTTCCTTTAATACGGCCATCAGCTTTGTCACGAACACGAACTGGCAGGGCTACGGCGGCGAGACCACGATGAGTTACTGGACGCAGATGCTCGGGCTCACCGTTCAGAACTTTGTGTCGGCCGCGACCGGCATGGCGATCCTGGCGGCGTTCATCCGTGGTTTTTCCCGGCGCCAGGCGCAAACCATCGGCAATTTCTGGGTGGATCTGGTGCGAGCAACCTTGTATATCCTGTTGCCGTTTTCCGTGATTTTTACCTTATTTCTTGTCTGGCAGGGTGTGCCTCAGACGTTCCGGCCCAGCGTGACCGTTCCATTGCTCCAGCAAACGCCATCCCCCGCGGCTACTGGCGGGGGATCCATGGTCCGCCAGACGTCTGGCGGAGACATCCATTCGCAGGTGATCGCCGTGGGACCGGCCGCCTCTCAGATCGCGATCAAGCAGTTGGGCACCAACGGTGGAGGGTTTTTTAACGTCAACTCTGCGCATCCTTATGAGAATCCGACACCGGCGTCTAACTTCTTGGAAGTGCTGTCGATCCTCCTGATCGCGGCGGCTCTCTGCTACGCCTTCGGCGCCATGGTCCGGGATACACGCCAGGGCTGGGCGATTTTGGCGGCCATGCTCATTATTTTCATCCCGATGCTCTGGTTCTGCGTGGCTCAGGAGCAGGGCGGCAACCCCCTGCTGGCCAAACTGGGAGTGGATCAAACCGCGTCGGTGCTTCAGCCGGGGGGCAATATGGAAGGAAAGGAGTCACGGTTCGGTATCGTGAACTCCGCGATCTGGGCGACAGCGACCACCGCTGCCTCCAATGGTTCCGTGAACGCCATGCACGACTCCTTCACGCCGTTGGGGGCGATTGTCCCGATGGTGATGATGAAACTGGGCGAAGTGGTCTTCGGCGGAGTCGGCTCAGGACTCTACGGCATGCTCCTCTTTGCCGTCATCGCTGTTTTTATCGCCGGCCTGATGGTCGGCCGGACGCCGGAGTACCTTGGGAAGAAGATCGAATCCTATGAGATGAAAATGGCTTCCATCGGAATCCTCGTGCCGGGGGCCCTCGTCTTACTCGGAACAGCTCTCGCGGTCGTCTGCAAGGCGGGGTTGGCCGGGATTTTTAATCCGGGGCCGCACGGTTTCAGTGAAGTGCTGTATGCTTTTGCTTCAGCCGGCAACAACAACGGCAGCGCCTTTGCGGGGCTCGGTGCCAATACGCCGTTCTATAACGTCTGGTTGGGAGTGGCGATGTTCTTCTCCCGCTACTGGATCGCCATCCCGGTTCTGGCCATGGCCGGATCTCTGGCCAGGAAGAAAATCGTTCCACCCAGTTCAGGGACGTTGCCCACGCACACTCCGCTTTTTATCGTGTTTCTCGTAGCGACCGTGATTCTGGTCGGCGCTTTGACGTTTGTGCCCGCGCTCGCCCTCGGTCCGATCGTGGAACACCTGATGATGTGGTCATAAGGAGATTTTCATGAAAAGGCAAAGCCAATCCCGCTCGTTGTTTGATCCCGCTATCGTTCTTCCCGCGGCGAAGGACTCGCTCAAGAAACTAGACCCGCGCCACCAGCTCAAAAGTCCCGTCATGTTTGTGGTGGAAGTGGGCAGCGTGCTGACCACCGGCCTTTTCATCCAGGCGTTGGTAGGCCACGGAGAGGCTCCGGCGAGATTCATCCTGGCGGTCTCGATCTGGCTCTGGTTCACCGTGGTATTCGCCAATTTTTCCGAGGCCATGGCTGAAGGCCGCGGCAAAGCGCAGGCCGCGACGCTCCGGAAAGCCCGGCAGGACACGCCGGCGAAGAAACTAACCCTCACCCGCGGCTCCCCGCCAGACGTCCGGCGAGGCCTCGCCAGCAGTGTGGCGGGTCCCGTTGGTCGGCCCTGCCCCCTCCCCCCGGAGGGAGAGGGTTGGGGTGAGGGTCAGCACTATGATCTTGTATTCGCTTCCACCTTAAAGAAGGGGGACGTAGTACTGGTCGAGGCGGGAGATGTCATCCCGATGGACGGCGAAGTGATTGAAGGCGTAGCTTCGGTTAATGAAGCGGCGATCACCGGCGAATCCGCTCCGGTCATTCGGGAAAGCGGAGGGGACCGCAGCGCGGTCACGGGCGGGACCACCGTTCTGTCCGATTGGCTGGTGGTCCGGATCACGGTCAATCCCGGCGAAACCTTTCTCGACCGCATGATTGATATGGTTGAGGGCGCCAAAAGACAGAAAACCCCGAATGAGATCGCCCTCAGCATCCTGCTGGCCGGCATGACCATCATCTTCCTCCTGGCAACGGTGACCCTGCTGCCGTTTTCGATTTACAGCGTACACGCTGCGGGTCACGGAACACCGGTGACTGTCACGGTCCTGGTGGCGCTGCTTGTCTGCCTGATCCCGACCACGATTGGTGGGCTCCTGCCCGCGATCGGTATCGCCGGGATGGACCGCATGATCCAGGCCAATGTCATCGCCATGTCAGGCCGCGCGGTGGAAGCGGCCGGTGACGTGGATGTCCTTCTCTTGGATAAGACCGGAACGATTACCCTGGGGAACCGCCAGGCGGTGGCGTTTCTTCCTTCTGACAGTGTTGCCCCCGAAGCGCTTGCCGATGCCGCCCAGATCAGTTCGTTGTCCGATGAAACCCCGGAAGGTCGCAGCATCGTCGTGCTCGCAAAGGAAAAATACGGCATCCGGGGGCGCCAAGTGCATGAACTGGGAGCGAGCTTCATTCCTTTTACGGCCCAGACGCGCATGAGCGGGGTGGATCTGCAGGACGGCCGCCGGATTCGTAAAGGCGCGGCCGAGGCGATCGAGACGTACGTCGAGACGAACAACGGACGTTTCCCGCCGGAAGTCCGAACAACGGTGGAAACGATCGCCAAATCAGGAGGGACGCCTCTGGTCGTGGCTGACCGGAACAACGTGCTCGGGGTGATTCATCTCAAGGATATCGTGAAGGGCGGGATCAAGGAACGTTTCTCCGAACTGCGCCAGATGGGCATCAAAACGGTGATGATTACCGGGGACAACCCTCTCACCGCCGCCGCGATCGCGGCCGAAGCCGGCGTCGATGATTTCCTCGCGCAGGCGACCCCGGAGACCAAACTCAAGCTCATCCGGGAAACGCAGGCAGGCGGACGCCTGGTGGCCATGACCGGCGACGGCACCAACGATGCTCCGGCGCTGGCGCAGGCGGATGTGGCGGTCGCCATGAACACCGGAACGCAGGCGGCCAAGGAAGCCGGCAATATGGTGGATTTGGATTCCAATCCCACGAAACTGATTGAAATCGTGGAAATCGGCAAGCAGCTGCTCATTACGCGCGGCGCGCTGACCACGTTCAGCGTGGCCAACGATGTCTCCAAGTACTTTGCCATTATCCCGGCCGCGTTTGTGACCACGTATCCGGTGTTGGGAGCCTTGAACATCATGCACCTGGCCACCCCGGCGAGCGCGATTCTATCCGCCGTCATTTTCAACGCGATCATTATCGTCCTCCTGATTCCGCTCGCGTTGCGCGGTGTCCAGTACCGGGCCGTCGCCGCCAGCCGCCTGCTTCGAGATCATGCGCTGATTTACGGCGTCGGCGGAATCATCGCGCCATTTATCGGGATCAAATTGATCGACATGTTATTGGTTGCGATGCATTTGGCGTAATCGTAGGGGCGGGGCACTGTCCCCGCCCGCCATTGAAATGACATCTCGGCAGGCACGGTGGCCTGCCCCTACAAGGAAAAACAAAATGTACCTTGAACAATTAAAAATATCCGTTCGTACACTTGTTGTGCTTTCTGTGTTGACCGGAATTCTCTATCCGGTGGCCATTACCGGGGTATCCCAGATCCTGTTTCCACGCCAGGCCAACGGCAGCCTGATTCTGAAGGACGGCAAAGCCGTCGGATCGGAGCTGATCGGCCAGCCGTTCGACGACCCAAAGTTTTTCTGGGGCCGTCTTTCCGCGACGTCCCCGCTCTACAATGGAAGGGCTTCGTCAGGTTCCAATCTGGGGCCTTTAAATCCGGCGCTCACGAAAGCGGTTCAAGACCGTCTCTCTGCTCTGCACCAGGCCGATCCGGAAAACCGCGCGCGAGTCCCCGTAGATCTGGTGACGGCTTCCGGCAGCGGACTCGATCCGCATATCAGCCCGGCCGGCGCGCTGTATCAAGCGGGGCGCGTCGCCCGGAAACGAGGCCTTTCGGAGGATCAGGTGCGGGCGCTGATCAAGGCTCATACGCAGGACCGCTTCCTGGGGTTGATCGGCGAACCGGTGGTGAACGTGCTGGAACTCAATCTCGCGCTGGATGAGCTCAAGAAATAGTCGCATGATAGTGAGGAGTAAATAAATGTCGAATCGTCCTGATCCGGATCAATTGCTCAAGCGCGTCCAGGAAGAAGAAAAAGCTTCTTTCGCGGGCCAGCTTAAGCTGTTTTTCGGCGCCACCGCCGGGGTGGGCAAGACCTATGCCATGCTCGAGGCGGCGCGGCAGCGCAAAAAAGAAGGATGGGACGTGGTGGTCGGGATCGTTGAAACGCACGGCCGGACGGAAACCGAAGCGCTCCTCGATGGGCTTGAAATCCTTCCGCGAAAAGATATCGATTACAAAGGCGTCCGGCTCAAGGAGTTGGATATCGATGCCGCGTTGAAACGCCGGCCCACGCTGATTCTCGTCGATGAGCTTGCCCATGCCAACGCACCCGGCTCGCGTCACGCCAAACGGTGGCAGGATGTCGAGGAACTGCTGGACGCCGGCATCCATGTCTACACCACCCTGAATGTCCAGCATTGGGAAAGCCTGAACGACGTGGTCGCTCAGATCACGGGGGTGGCTGTCCGGGAAACCGTGCCGGATTCGTTCCTGCAGCGGACGCATGAGCTGGAGCTGGTAGATCTGGCTCCCGAGGACCTGCTCAAGCGGCTGAAGGAAGGAAAGGTCTACCGGGGCGAACAGGCTGACCGCGCGGCCGACAATTTTTTCCAGCCGGGCAACCTCATCGCGCTGCGCGAACTGGCATTGCGACACACCGCTGAGCGCGTCGATGAACAGATGCAGGCCTATCGGGAGCAGAATGCCGTCGAGGGTGTCTGGCCCGCTGGCGAGCGTCTGCTGGTCGGTGTCAGTCCAAGCCCCATGTCCGCCCGTCTCATCCGCGCCACGCGCCGGATGGCCACGCGCCTGCACGGGCAATGGACCGCGGTGCACGTTGAAACACCGGCCTTTTTCAGGCTTCCTCCTGAAGACCGGGCTCGCGTGATCAACAATCTCCGGCTGGCTGAGAGACTCGGCGCCGAGACCGTCACGCTCACCGGGGAGGATGTGACGGAAGAGCTTCTGGCCTATGCCCGCAAGCAGAATATCTCCCGAATTGTCATCGGTAAACCCGCCCGCTCCCGGTGGAAGGAATGGCTCTACGGCTCTATCGTGAACGAGCTGGCTCACCGGTGCGGCGATATTGATCTGCATGTCATCAGCGGCTTCGGATCGGATCTGGGCGCGCGCCGCGGAGCGCCCCAGGCAGAACAAATCTCCTGGCAGGGAATCAGCTGGGGAGCGGTCCTTGTGGCGCTGATCACGGCCCTCTTAGGGCCTTTGTCGCAGACGATCAATCTCGTCAATCTAGCCATGATTTATCTGCTGGGGGTCGCGGCGGTCGCCTACCGCTTCGGTCGTTTGCCGTCGTTTGTGGCGGCGCTCCTGAGCGTGCTGGCCTTTGACTTCTTTTTTGTCCCGCCGCGCCTGACATTCGCCGTATCGGACGCGCAGTATGTCGTGACGTTTGTCGTGATGTTTGCTGTGGGCATCCTGATCGGGACGTTGACCAGCCGTCTGCGCTTTCTGGCCGAGCAGATGCGCCGCCGCGAAGAGCGGACCAGGGTTCTGTATCAGCTCAGTCGGGAGTTGTCTGAAACCCCTGACCCGGGGCAGCTGCTCCAGGCCGCGTGCAGCCGTCTCAAGGAGTTTTATCGTCTCCCGGTTCTGATCGTGGTTCCGAGGGCGTCTGGATTGTTGGAGGTCGCGGCTGGAGACCCTGCGGAGTTCGGCTGGGATAGTCATGAGCAAAGTGTCGCCCAATGGGTCCATGAACACGCGCAGATCGCCGGAAGCGGGACCGAGACGCTGGCCGGCTCGAAAGGGCTTTATCTGCCCTTAAGAGGGATCCGCAAAATTGTCGGGGTTCTGGGGCTTCGGCCGGCTGATCCGGCGTCCCAGCAGGATCCCGAACAACTGCAGCTTCTGGAGACGTTTGCCTCTGAAATCGGCGGCGCGCTGGAAAGCACCCGGCTCACCGAACTCGCGGGCCGGGCCGAGATGCAGATGGATCTTCTGGCTCTGACCTCCGCGCAGGCAAAGTCCACAACTTCATTGGGGGATTACGTCAGTGAGGACCGCATCGTTCTCCTCTCTCCAGGGCAGTCGCGCGATCAGATTATCAAGCGGCTCATCGAGTGCCTTCATCTGCCGAACCCGGTCGAAGCGTTCGAAGCGATCGAGGAACGCGAGCGTATCGCGCCGACTCTCCTGCAATCCGGTGTGGCCATCCCTCACGCCAGGCTCGCCGGCCTGAAAGAGGTTAAAGCTGCTGTTGGAATCTCATCCGAAGGTCCTGTCCGCGCGTGGATTCTCTTTTTCGGGCCTGCGGAGAATCCCAAGGCCCACTTGGCCTTTCTTGCCCAGGTGGCCGCCTTCTTCCAGAAGACGGACCGAATCAATGACCTGCAGAAGCTCCGATCTGCCAAGAAAATTCATCATTATCTCCTCGCGCGCGATTGAAGGTTACTCGCTAAAATAGGTACAATTCGTCACGTCCCGGTACGCCGGGATCAAGGGGGGACCAGACTTCAATAGTCATCGTTCCTCTTTTTTTGTTTTTTCGATATGTTTTAACCCTAAAATTTTCAAAAGAGGGGCATTTATGCGCCAAATGAATCGCGGATGGAAAATCGCAGGGTCTTTAATGGTCGTAGGGATGCTGGCCACTGTTGCTCTGGCGGAAACAAAGGAAACAACGGAGTCAACGGCTGCTAAAACACGCGACGGGGAAGCCGTGCAGATTGAGGCGGTCGACATCCCGACAGCTGATATTCTGGATCCCATGACCTTTGCGACGGCCTTCCGCTTCTACAGCGAGGGCGGGATTATGTCGCGCCTGGTGTTGGGGCCGTTTAAGCGTCTCAATCTCGGAGTTTTCTTTGACGCTCAGCGGGTGATTGGCGGGGATGACCCCCACATGGTCACGCCGGACATCTTCGTGAAGATCCGTTTTTTTGACGGCACGGACATTATCCCCGCGCTGGCTCTGGGATATGAAAACCAGGGGTACCTTTATCAGGAATCGACGACAGATTTTCTTCAGGATGAAAGAGGGTTGTACCTGGTGGGCAGCCATGAGATCTTTCTGCCGGACTTTGAGCTGCATGCCGGCATGAACATCCCGAAAGTGGACGACGCGGAGCTTTTCGGTTTTTTCGGCGCCACCTGGAAGATCGTTCCGTCGTTCGCGCTCCTGGCCGAGTACGACAATATTCGTAAAGCGCCAAGCAGCCGCGTCAATCTGGGGGGCCGGTTCTGGATCAACGCGGCCTTCAATGTCGATGTTGCTGCGCGGAATGTCGGCCGGGGAGACGACCGCGGAGCTGAACGGATTGTCCGGCTCAATTACACACATAAATTCCCCTTTTGACGTCACCATGGCGAAAGAGGGTCATAACTCGTCATCCCCGGCAATCACTGGCCGGGGATCTATGGATGAGATTCCCCGCCAGTAACCGCGGGGAATGACGATAGGGAGAATAATGGCGCCTGAGATCGTTGATTTAGAGTTTGAGAAACCTATTTCAGAGCTCGAAAAGAAAATCGAGGAGCTGAAATCCTGCGCCGCGTCCGAGCATCTCGACTTCACAGAGGAAATCAAGGTTCTCGAACAAAAAAGCGAAGAGCTCAAACGCCAGATTTACGGCAAACTCACCCCCTGGCAGCGCGTTTCCATCGCCCGCCATCCCCAGCGTCCCTACACACTCGACTATATACGCCTTCTCTGTACGGATTTCATTGAACTGCATGGCGACAGGACCTTTGCCGAGGATGAAGCGCTTGTGGGAGGGTTGGCACGCTTCGAAGGCCAGCCGGTGGTTGTCATGGGACATCAGAAAGGCCGTACCGTTCAGGAATCCATGCGCCGCAACTTCGGAATGCCGCATCCGGAGGGGTACCGCAAAGCGCTGCGCCTGATGAAATTGGCCGAGAAATTCAAACGGCCGGTTTTAGCTTTTATCGACACGTCAGGCGCTTACCCCGGTATCGGAGCGGAAGAACGGGGACAGGCGCGGGCCATTGCGATTAATCTCAAGGAGATGGCGGCGCTTCGAACCCCCCTGATCTGTACCGTGATCGGTGAAGGCGGGTCCGGCGGAGCCCTGGCGATCGGGATGGGCAACCGGCTTTTGATGTGCGAGAACGCCTGGTATTCGGTCATTTCGCCGGAAGGGTGCGCGGCCATTTTGTTCCGGGACGCAACCCGCGCGCAGGAAGCCGCGGCCGCGCTGAAACTCACGGCTCCCGAGCTTAAAGAACTTGGGATCGTCGATGAAATCGTGCCGGAGCCGCAGGGTGGCGCGCATCGCGATCCGGCCGCGACCGCCGAAACGCTGCGCGGGATTCTCAGCCGCCATTTAAAGGAGTTGCAGGCGCTTTCACCCGATCAGCTGTTGGAAAACCGTTATCAGAAATTTCGCTCTCTGGGAACCTGGCGTGAAGGGGAAATGGAAGCTGTGGCGCATCGACGAGCCCCTCGCAAGCAGCGCCTCACCGCCGGCTAAAATTTAAAAAATCATAGGAGGACGTTTCATGGCTACAGATGTGTCAAAACGTGTTGCGATTCTAACCGGGGGTGGAGACTGCCCCGGCCTTAACCCGGCGATCCGCGGGTGTGTGATGAGGGGCCTGGATTATGGTTTCGAGTTTATCGGTCTTACGGAAGGCTGGCGGGGTCTTGTCGAAGGCAAAACCCAGCCGCTGGGCCTGGCCGATGTGAAAGAGATCGTTGGAAAAGGTGGGACGATCCTCGGGACGTCCCGCACCAATCCTTTTAAAAAAGAAGGGGCTGTCGAGAAGTGCCTGGAGACATTCAAGAAGCTTCGCCTGGATGCGTTGATCGCTTTAGGCGGAGAAGATACGCTGGGGGTGGCCGCGAAGTTTTATAAGCTGCACAAGCTCCCGATGATCGGCGTTCCCAAGACCATGGATAACGATCTTTCGGCAACGGACTACACCTTCGGGTTCGATACAGCCACCACCATCGCGATGGATGCGGTGGAGCGGCTCCGCGATACCGGCCGCAGCCATCCCCGCAACACGGTGCTGGAAGTGATGGGCCGCCACGCCGGATGGGTGGCGCTTTTTACGGCCATCGCCTCGGCAGCGGACTGGGTTCTCCTGCCGGAGCGTCCGGCGGACGTAAAAGCCATGTGCGCGCACCTGAAGCAAGTGCATGCGCGCGACAAAGTCGCCATTGTGGTCACTTCCGAGGCGGTTGATCTGCCCGGCATGAGCACGGAGGGCGAACAACTGGACCAGTTCGGCCATATGCTGTTGAAGAATCGCGCCTTGGGCGAAAAAGTAGCCGAGATCATTGAAAAAGAAACCGGCATTGAAACCCGTTCCGCTGTGATCGGTCATGTCCAGCGCGGCGGCGGCCCGACGCTCTTTGACCGTATCCTCGGGACCCGTGTGGGGGTCAAGGCGGCGGAGCTCGTGAACGAGGGTCACTTCGGCCAGATGGTGGCGTTGCGCGGCAATGAGGTGGTGGGGGTTTCTCTGGAAGAAGCCACGGCTCAGTTGAAAATCGTTCCGCAGGAGTGGCTCAAACTCGTAGACGTATTCTTTAAGTAGGCCAGAGGCCCGGGTCGGTCAGCCGACGATTCGAAGAGGATTAATCCGATGGAAATTGTCGATGTCCTGAAAGCCACTGTGCAAAAAGGCGGATCCGACCTGCATTGGGTCATCGGCCAGCCCCCGATGATCCGGCTCGACGGCGAGCTGCGGCCCATGACGGAATTCCCGGTGCTCACAGCTGAAGAATCCAAACGCCTGATCTACGGCTTTCTTTCGGACGAGCACCGGACGCGTTTCGAGCAGGATTGGGAGCTGGACTTTTCGGTGGCGGTGGAAGGAATCTCCCGTTTCCGCACCAATGTGCTCCTTCAGAAAAACGGCATTGAAGCGGTGATGCGAGTCATTCCCGTCCACATTCCGACGCCGGAGGAGCTTCAGCTGCCGCCGGTCGTCACGGATCTGGCGAATCTGCCGCGCGGCCTGGTGCTCGTCACAGGGCCTACTGGTTCCGGTAAATCCACGACGCTCGCCTGCCTGATCAATCTCATTAATCAGAAGCAGCGAAAACACATCTTAACGATTGAGGACCCGATCGAGTTCGTTTATGTCAACACAAACTCGGTGGTGCGCCAGCGGGAGATCGGCCAGCAATGCCACAGCTTCGGCGAAGCGCTTCGCCATGCGCTCCGCCAGGATCCGGATGTCGTGATGATCGGCGAAATGCGGGATCTCGAAACGATCAGCGCGGCGCTGACCATGGCGGAAACGGGTCATCTCGTTTTCGCGACGCTGCATACCACAGACGCGGCGCAGACGGTGGACCGCATCATCGATGTGTTCCCGGCGCACCAGCAGCAGCAGGTGCGCGCCCAGCTTTCCAGCGTTTTGAAGGGGGTTGTCTGCCAGACGCTGCTGCCTCGCGTGGAAGGCAAAGGCCGGGTGGCGGCCCGCGAAGTGATGATCGTGACCCCGGCGATTGCCAATAATATCCGGGAGGGGAAGACACATCAGATTTATGGCGCCATCGACACCGGGTCCCGGGTCGGCATGGTCAGCCTGGACCGGGCGTTGGCGGACCTGGTCAAAAAAGGATTGATCTCGATCGAGGATGCGCTGAGCAAAGCGAACCGTCCTGAACTCATCCGTCCAACCGGTTCATCCGCTGGCGCTTAACGATATGGCCGCGTCCGTACGAGAGTCTCTTAAATCAATTGAGCTTCTGTCCCAATTGCCGGATTCCGTCCTGGGTCCGTTAGCGGATCTATCGGCGATCCGTCCGGTGCGCGCCGGTGAAACGATTTTCTGCCAGAACGAACCCTCTCCTTATTGTTTTGGAATCCTTTCAGGCGAAGTCCTGATTCAACGGGTATCCAAGGACCCGCGTTTCCCTTCCAAAGTGCTTGGAGTCCTGGGGCCGGGGGATCTTTTCGGCGAATCGGCGCTTCTTGAAAATTGCCCTCGCGCGGCCATGGCCACCGCCAATAAGGATGGAGAACTTCTGGCCATTCAGGGGAATAAATTTCGCGAATGGCTGGTCCAGGAACCGGCTTTGGGTGTTCCCGTATTAATCAATCTGCTGGACCGTTCGCTCAGCCGGCTGCAACTTACAAGCCATGAACTGTCTATTGTTTACGGCGTGGGCCGGTTGCTCTCCGGGCCGCAGCCTTTTCAGGATCGCTTGGCGGCCGGTCTGGAATTCGTCAAAAGTTCGATCGATGGGCTCGATGATCTCTATTGTTTTGAACGAAGCGCGTATTGGGAGGAATTCGGCTGCCTCTATCCAACCACTGAACCGGATCGTCTCCCGGCGATCCCGCTGGCCTCCGCGCTGGCGGCGAAGGCCCAGGGACAATCCAGCGCGTTTGTACTGGACGAGCCGGATCAATGGCAGGCCGCTTCGGCGGCCCTTGTTCCGCTGATGAATGCGGATCGCCCCGATCAACCCCTTCAGGGATTTCTCGTGATGACCAGCCGTCAGCAGCCCCGGTTCTTTTCGCGTAATATGCTCCTGATGCTTTCGGCCATGGCCAATCCGTTAGCCGAAGCGCTGGCGCGCCAGAGCCGCCAGGAGGAAGCCTCGGCGCAGTCTCGCCTGGATCAATCCCGCCGGTCCTTTAACCTGTAATACGTATGGGTAGTCAGCCGGTTCGAATTCTCCGGTTACCCTCACCCCCGCCCTCCCCCTCAGCAGGGGGAGGGAGCGCCAGATTTTCTGGAAACATCATTTCCCTCTCCCTGTTGAGGGAGAGGGCCTGCCGACAGGCAGGGGTGAGGGCCACGCTAAGATGATGACTCGTACTTTAGGCCGTACTGGTATTTCCGTTTCCGAAATCGGTTTCGGCGCATGGGGCATCGGTAAAACGTGGTGGGGACCAGCTTCCGCAACGGATGACCAGGAATCTCTCACCGCGCTCCGCCGGGCTCTGGAGCTCGGCATTACTTTTTTCGATACGGCTTATGTTTATGGGGATGGCCACAGCGAAACGCTGATCAGCCGCGCGCTCCCGAAAAAAGGTCCCTGTCCTTTTGTCGCTACAAAGTGTCCACCGAAAAACCACGAGTGGCCTGCCGGATCCACGACTCCTTTAAAAGATGCTTTTCCCGCGGATTGGATCATTCAGTGTACAGAGCGGAGCCTCCGGAAGCTTAAGGTTGAGACGCTTGATCTTCAGCAATTTCATGTGTGGACCGATGCCTGGTGCGATGAGCCGGAGTGGCGTGAGGCGGTCGAGCGGTTGAAGCGGGAAGGCAAAATCCGTTTCTTCGGAGTTTCGATTAACGACTGCCAGCCGGAAAGCGCGCTGCGTCTGGTGGCTTCGGGCGCGGTCGATACCGTCCAGGTGATTTACAACATTTTCGAACAAGAGCCTTCCAGGGATTTATTCCCGTTGTGTCAGAAAATGAACGTGGGGGTTATCGTGCGCGTTCCATTTGACGAAGGAAGCCTCACGGGGATGCTTGCGCTTGAAACGCGTTTTGATCCGGAAGATTTTCGTTCGAGGTACTTTGGAGGGGAGAAACTCCAGGAAACCATTCGGCGCGTGGAGGCATTGAAGCCTTTTCTCGGCTCC contains these protein-coding regions:
- a CDS encoding response regulator, yielding MSADKKVLVIEDEEAVLKFLRSSLQEAGWELLEASTARLGLDLAAKRKPDVILLDLGLPDQDGIETLKALRHWTSAPVIIISARGQESDKIKGLDAGADDYLTKPFGIKELLARLRVALRHAERKPGESPSVYEHEGLKVDLVTRRVWLRKKEIRLSPLQYDLLAVLVRNAGRVVSHGQLMKNVWGEDRDVTPEAVRITVHELRHKIETDPVRPRSLKTEPGIGYRLEE
- a CDS encoding potassium-transporting ATPase subunit F — encoded protein: MNPVYVIGGVVSLVILIYLLIALLKPEIF
- the kdpA gene encoding potassium-transporting ATPase subunit KdpA; this translates as MTTNNLVQCLIYLAVLLVCVKPLGAYMAAIYEGRFPRLARALVPVERWIYRFCGVRTEDEMDCKTYSIAMLLFNGLGFLAVYALQRFQTMLPLNPMKMGAVTPDSSFNTAISFVTNTNWQGYGGETTMSYWTQMLGLTVQNFVSAATGMAILAAFIRGFSRRQAQTIGNFWVDLVRATLYILLPFSVIFTLFLVWQGVPQTFRPSVTVPLLQQTPSPAATGGGSMVRQTSGGDIHSQVIAVGPAASQIAIKQLGTNGGGFFNVNSAHPYENPTPASNFLEVLSILLIAAALCYAFGAMVRDTRQGWAILAAMLIIFIPMLWFCVAQEQGGNPLLAKLGVDQTASVLQPGGNMEGKESRFGIVNSAIWATATTAASNGSVNAMHDSFTPLGAIVPMVMMKLGEVVFGGVGSGLYGMLLFAVIAVFIAGLMVGRTPEYLGKKIESYEMKMASIGILVPGALVLLGTALAVVCKAGLAGIFNPGPHGFSEVLYAFASAGNNNGSAFAGLGANTPFYNVWLGVAMFFSRYWIAIPVLAMAGSLARKKIVPPSSGTLPTHTPLFIVFLVATVILVGALTFVPALALGPIVEHLMMWS
- the kdpB gene encoding potassium-transporting ATPase subunit KdpB translates to MKRQSQSRSLFDPAIVLPAAKDSLKKLDPRHQLKSPVMFVVEVGSVLTTGLFIQALVGHGEAPARFILAVSIWLWFTVVFANFSEAMAEGRGKAQAATLRKARQDTPAKKLTLTRGSPPDVRRGLASSVAGPVGRPCPLPPEGEGWGEGQHYDLVFASTLKKGDVVLVEAGDVIPMDGEVIEGVASVNEAAITGESAPVIRESGGDRSAVTGGTTVLSDWLVVRITVNPGETFLDRMIDMVEGAKRQKTPNEIALSILLAGMTIIFLLATVTLLPFSIYSVHAAGHGTPVTVTVLVALLVCLIPTTIGGLLPAIGIAGMDRMIQANVIAMSGRAVEAAGDVDVLLLDKTGTITLGNRQAVAFLPSDSVAPEALADAAQISSLSDETPEGRSIVVLAKEKYGIRGRQVHELGASFIPFTAQTRMSGVDLQDGRRIRKGAAEAIETYVETNNGRFPPEVRTTVETIAKSGGTPLVVADRNNVLGVIHLKDIVKGGIKERFSELRQMGIKTVMITGDNPLTAAAIAAEAGVDDFLAQATPETKLKLIRETQAGGRLVAMTGDGTNDAPALAQADVAVAMNTGTQAAKEAGNMVDLDSNPTKLIEIVEIGKQLLITRGALTTFSVANDVSKYFAIIPAAFVTTYPVLGALNIMHLATPASAILSAVIFNAIIIVLLIPLALRGVQYRAVAASRLLRDHALIYGVGGIIAPFIGIKLIDMLLVAMHLA
- the kdpC gene encoding potassium-transporting ATPase subunit KdpC; translation: MYLEQLKISVRTLVVLSVLTGILYPVAITGVSQILFPRQANGSLILKDGKAVGSELIGQPFDDPKFFWGRLSATSPLYNGRASSGSNLGPLNPALTKAVQDRLSALHQADPENRARVPVDLVTASGSGLDPHISPAGALYQAGRVARKRGLSEDQVRALIKAHTQDRFLGLIGEPVVNVLELNLALDELKK